In Syntrophorhabdaceae bacterium, one DNA window encodes the following:
- the dnaG gene encoding DNA primase: MTGNLEEVLSQIDILDVVTQYVKLRKTGRNYIGLCPFHQEKTPSFTVSPEKQIFHCFGCHAGGNVVNFVMKYENISFGEAIESLAKQYGIKLTKGSNSKRTGLFEAMGRLSDHYNKNLKDSPNALQYLLKRGISRDAIEEFRLGYSDRKIDFKRFLNSSGIPADIFMSTGILRTANGEIYDIFRGRIVIPIFDINKRVIAFGGRAIEKDAMPKYINSPESSIYSKRISLFGLDRTRKFIGDADEVYIVEGYFDFISLYINGIKNIVATLGTSITKEQILKLKNYTENITLMLDGDEAGIKSSLRLIELFSEMDINARIAVLPPGHDPDSFIREHGKERLIHTLSEKKPILEFYLDFQMKKSGVKSLEGKLSFIKNVMPYIENIRNDVKKSLYIKRISELTQVEEHLFWDGKRTKNIEKAYGVENTTDIIGKKVIGILINNPNLIEFFKEKEVMRFIKDCPIKKVLQGILEYHGKSMVFEVNTFLNVIDEPELKEIICECAFERFESTEEELEKVLFDYLKHVEKKFIKEELVRITEKLSEAEKRGDEVVIMGLLNEKRQVLALLKK; this comes from the coding sequence ATGACAGGTAATCTCGAAGAGGTGCTCTCTCAGATCGATATACTGGATGTTGTAACCCAGTATGTAAAACTCAGAAAGACAGGAAGGAATTATATTGGGCTTTGTCCTTTTCATCAGGAAAAGACTCCATCCTTTACAGTAAGCCCAGAGAAACAAATATTTCATTGCTTTGGATGCCATGCTGGTGGCAATGTGGTAAATTTTGTCATGAAATACGAAAACATAAGCTTTGGGGAGGCCATAGAGTCATTGGCAAAACAATATGGCATCAAACTAACAAAAGGTTCCAATTCAAAAAGGACAGGCCTCTTTGAAGCCATGGGAAGGTTGTCAGATCATTATAATAAAAATCTCAAAGATTCACCAAATGCATTGCAATACCTCTTAAAAAGAGGAATAAGCAGGGATGCCATAGAGGAGTTCAGATTAGGCTATAGCGACAGAAAGATTGATTTTAAAAGATTTCTTAATAGCTCAGGGATACCTGCTGACATATTCATGAGCACTGGAATACTCAGGACGGCAAATGGTGAGATATATGATATCTTCAGGGGAAGGATTGTAATTCCCATTTTTGATATTAACAAGAGGGTAATTGCTTTTGGGGGAAGGGCTATAGAAAAGGATGCAATGCCCAAATATATTAACTCCCCGGAGTCATCTATATATTCCAAGAGGATATCCTTGTTCGGACTGGACAGGACAAGGAAATTTATAGGTGATGCAGACGAGGTCTATATCGTAGAGGGTTATTTTGATTTTATATCCCTTTATATCAATGGTATCAAAAATATAGTGGCCACTTTGGGCACATCCATTACAAAAGAGCAGATCTTAAAACTAAAAAATTATACAGAGAACATAACCCTTATGTTAGATGGAGATGAGGCAGGTATCAAGAGTTCATTGAGGCTCATAGAACTCTTCTCTGAGATGGATATAAATGCAAGGATTGCAGTTCTACCTCCTGGCCATGACCCTGACAGTTTTATAAGGGAGCATGGGAAAGAAAGGCTTATTCATACCCTGTCAGAAAAAAAGCCCATCCTCGAATTTTATCTTGACTTTCAAATGAAAAAAAGTGGCGTAAAAAGTCTGGAAGGAAAATTATCTTTTATAAAAAATGTAATGCCTTACATAGAGAATATAAGAAATGATGTGAAAAAAAGCCTCTATATCAAGAGAATCTCAGAGCTTACACAGGTAGAGGAGCATCTTTTTTGGGATGGCAAGAGGACAAAAAACATTGAGAAGGCCTATGGTGTTGAAAACACAACAGATATTATAGGAAAAAAGGTGATCGGGATATTGATTAATAATCCTAACCTTATAGAATTTTTTAAGGAAAAGGAGGTGATGAGATTCATAAAAGATTGCCCTATAAAGAAAGTTCTTCAAGGGATACTGGAATATCATGGAAAATCAATGGTCTTTGAGGTTAATACATTTTTGAATGTCATTGATGAACCTGAGCTGAAGGAGATCATCTGTGAATGTGCCTTCGAAAGGTTTGAAAGCACAGAAGAGGAATTGGAGAAGGTATTGTTTGATTATCTGAAACATGTGGAAAAGAAGTTTATAAAAGAGGAACTGGTAAGGATAACAGAGAAACTTTCAGAAGCGGAAAAAAGGGGAGACGAGGTGGTTATTATGGGACTGCTGAATGAAAAGAGGCAGGTCCTGGCACTTTTAAAAAAATAA
- a CDS encoding Smr/MutS family protein, producing MIDKTLSYIDYTRLIDFLHNYSTTPFIGESLSQIRPLKDIETISARQDKIEAVIEVIKWDGKIPLYNTIDIRETLKRLSIKDVILEIRELLQLADFLRSCHETLNFLKNAFNKKPFIIEMLAKIKPLPAVYQKIIKTINIEGFIEDTATYELSRIRTELFMNREKIRKLLERIMDREAVRSFIQDFYIAIRNNRYVIPLKPNFNQAINGIVHDYSHSLKTSFVEPMECVELNNTINILENEEKEEEKRILKDLTTHAARFKEEIYANLEAILELDIYSSIALFSIQFNCVRPEVSQNTDFEIKAAVNPFIYLSRKDQTVPVDIYMEKDKKAMIISGPNAGGKTAALKTTGLLSAMALAGMFIPASGRPRVPFFSGIYAIIGDEQDISMELSSFTAHMKTISELYEKAQGDELILIDEIGGNTEPQEASAISMAVIDSFVEKGSRVIVTTHLNLLKSYGYTKPFAINVATDFDEETMKPKYSLNYGVAGYSNAINVAKNISVHQKIIEKSYEYLGSQEQMLNELINSLKQKKHEAEEELFKAKRLREDIKKRLDILKEKREEYLRSLEEKYRIKLVELEMEIEDIRKEMAKKDRASLKAARQKIIALRKEHPEETEAGYEDIKIGDYVKIKNLGTRGYVAHIDKENDTVEVVMGNLRTKINRGFITRLSREEKKTVSNKTQDIKIEYEHINEPQINIIGMRVEDALRELDRFVDRALVQGVHKVRILHGIGTGRLMNAVREHFADTRFIKDIIRDERNTGITILELI from the coding sequence ATGATTGATAAGACACTTTCATATATAGATTATACAAGGCTTATTGACTTTCTCCATAATTACTCTACAACCCCTTTCATAGGTGAATCCTTATCTCAAATAAGACCATTAAAAGACATAGAGACAATATCTGCCCGTCAGGATAAGATAGAAGCAGTTATAGAGGTTATCAAGTGGGATGGGAAAATCCCCCTTTATAACACCATCGATATAAGAGAAACCCTAAAAAGATTATCCATTAAGGATGTAATACTTGAGATAAGGGAGTTATTGCAGCTTGCAGATTTTTTGAGGTCATGTCATGAGACCTTGAATTTTTTAAAAAATGCCTTTAACAAAAAACCATTTATCATAGAAATGTTGGCAAAGATCAAACCATTGCCAGCGGTTTATCAGAAGATAATCAAGACAATAAATATAGAAGGTTTTATAGAGGATACAGCTACCTATGAGCTTTCAAGGATAAGGACAGAACTCTTCATGAACAGGGAGAAGATAAGAAAGCTCCTTGAAAGGATAATGGATAGGGAGGCAGTAAGATCTTTTATACAGGATTTCTATATAGCTATTAGAAACAATAGATATGTAATACCTTTAAAACCAAACTTCAATCAGGCTATAAATGGGATTGTCCATGATTACTCCCACTCTTTAAAGACCTCTTTTGTTGAACCTATGGAGTGTGTTGAACTTAATAATACAATAAATATATTGGAGAATGAGGAAAAAGAGGAAGAGAAAAGGATACTTAAGGATTTAACCACACACGCAGCAAGATTTAAGGAAGAAATATATGCCAATCTCGAGGCAATATTAGAACTGGATATATATAGCAGTATAGCCCTTTTCAGCATACAGTTTAATTGCGTAAGGCCAGAGGTATCACAGAATACTGATTTTGAAATAAAGGCTGCTGTAAATCCATTTATATACCTCTCAAGAAAAGACCAGACCGTCCCTGTAGATATATACATGGAAAAGGACAAAAAGGCCATGATAATAAGTGGTCCTAATGCAGGTGGAAAGACAGCTGCCCTTAAAACAACAGGGCTCCTTTCGGCAATGGCATTGGCAGGCATGTTCATACCTGCATCAGGGAGACCAAGGGTTCCATTTTTCTCGGGTATCTATGCCATTATTGGTGATGAACAGGATATATCTATGGAGTTGAGTAGCTTTACAGCCCATATGAAGACCATCTCAGAACTCTATGAAAAGGCACAGGGCGATGAATTGATACTTATAGATGAGATAGGTGGAAACACCGAACCACAGGAGGCATCTGCCATATCTATGGCTGTAATAGATAGCTTTGTCGAGAAGGGTTCAAGGGTTATAGTGACAACACATCTTAATCTCCTTAAATCATATGGATATACAAAACCATTCGCCATAAATGTAGCCACAGATTTTGATGAAGAGACCATGAAGCCAAAATATAGTTTAAATTATGGTGTGGCTGGCTATAGCAATGCTATAAATGTGGCAAAGAATATATCTGTGCACCAGAAGATAATAGAAAAGAGTTATGAATACTTAGGTTCTCAGGAACAAATGCTAAATGAGCTTATTAATTCTCTCAAACAAAAGAAGCATGAAGCAGAAGAAGAGCTTTTTAAGGCAAAAAGGTTAAGGGAGGACATTAAAAAGAGGCTTGATATCTTAAAAGAGAAGAGAGAAGAATACCTAAGGTCATTAGAGGAAAAATACCGTATTAAGCTTGTTGAACTGGAGATGGAGATAGAAGATATAAGGAAAGAGATGGCAAAAAAAGATAGGGCATCCTTAAAGGCTGCAAGACAAAAGATTATAGCATTGAGAAAAGAACACCCTGAAGAGACAGAGGCAGGATATGAGGATATAAAAATTGGTGATTATGTAAAGATAAAAAATCTGGGCACAAGAGGTTATGTTGCCCATATAGATAAAGAAAATGATACAGTAGAGGTTGTCATGGGCAACCTGAGGACTAAGATAAACAGGGGTTTTATTACAAGGCTTTCAAGGGAAGAGAAAAAGACGGTATCTAACAAGACACAGGACATAAAAATTGAATATGAACATATAAATGAACCACAGATAAACATAATAGGTATGAGGGTAGAAGATGCCCTTAGAGAACTCGATAGATTCGTTGACAGGGCACTTGTTCAAGGCGTTCATAAGGTAAGGATACTTCATGGTATAGGGACAGGTAGGCTTATGAATGCTGTGAGGGAACACTTTGCTGATACAAGGTTTATAAAGGATATAATAAGGGATGAGAGGAATACAGGCATTACAATTCTGGAGCTTATATGA
- a CDS encoding GatB/YqeY domain-containing protein encodes MEFKSRIEQGLKDAIKNRDTVKVSTYRMLLAAIKNKEVEKIRPITEEEFFSIVRSSVKQRLESIEGFKKGNRKDLIEKEEKELELLKELLPASMSEEELIKEIDEAIVNLQATGKQDMGKVIKFLLGKYPGRIDGKVLSELVLKRLSSK; translated from the coding sequence ATGGAATTTAAATCCAGAATAGAGCAGGGGCTCAAAGATGCCATAAAAAACAGGGATACCGTAAAGGTATCGACCTATAGGATGCTCCTTGCAGCCATTAAGAACAAAGAGGTGGAGAAGATAAGGCCTATCACAGAGGAAGAATTTTTTTCCATCGTCAGGTCCTCGGTAAAACAGCGCCTTGAGTCCATAGAGGGATTTAAAAAAGGTAACAGGAAAGACCTTATAGAAAAGGAGGAAAAAGAACTTGAGCTTTTAAAAGAGCTCCTGCCCGCATCAATGTCAGAGGAAGAGCTTATCAAGGAGATAGATGAGGCTATTGTCAATCTTCAGGCTACTGGAAAGCAGGATATGGGTAAGGTTATAAAATTTCTATTAGGGAAATACCCCGGGAGGATAGACGGAAAAGTGTTAAGCGAACTGGTGCTTAAGAGACTATCATCAAAATAG
- the rpsU gene encoding 30S ribosomal protein S21 — protein MPAVIVREGESFESALRRFKKQCEKTGILSEIKKREHFEKPSVKRKKKILAAKKRALKKIKRTMDKGLY, from the coding sequence ATGCCAGCAGTTATAGTAAGGGAAGGAGAATCATTCGAAAGTGCCCTTAGAAGGTTTAAAAAGCAATGCGAGAAGACAGGCATACTCTCTGAGATAAAAAAGAGAGAGCACTTCGAAAAACCCAGCGTCAAAAGAAAAAAGAAGATACTCGCTGCTAAAAAGAGGGCGCTTAAGAAGATTAAAAGAACAATGGATAAGGGTCTCTATTAA